Proteins encoded together in one Vigna angularis cultivar LongXiaoDou No.4 chromosome 5, ASM1680809v1, whole genome shotgun sequence window:
- the LOC128196668 gene encoding uncharacterized protein LOC128196668: MEVGGVAGDEGGRAMVAERRGKPPLPCRRRKPQRRSVIGQPPSFSRIRHHAAPPSPDHAAVKLPPPRDQTRVLRLRQSRFCHGCRFAGHHSATIFIMQSSSEITTINHLLPRPITTATAQPPRPSPSNQRAPPPFAKGSPLLKPPSPSRAADRNLQRTSPSSDHASRRHHHRASAKSCLNHLHSENSHSKKPRKPNRAINKR, encoded by the exons ATGGAGGTTGGTGGCGTTGCTGGCGACGAGGGTGGTCGCGCGATGGTGGCGGAGCGACGCGGCAAG ccgccactgcCGTGCCGCCGCCGCAAGCCCCAACGCCGCTCCGTCATCGGACAGCCACCATCATTCTCGCGCATCCGCCATCATGCTGCACCGCCTTCGCCGGACCATGCCGCCGTGAAGCTGCCGCCACCGCGAGACCAGACGCGAGTTCTCCGCCTTCGACAATCGCGGTTCTGCCATGGATGTCGCTTTGCCGGTCACCACTCcgccaccatcttcatcatgcAAAGCTCCTCTGAAATCACCACCATCAACCACCTTCTTCCACGGCCAATAACCACAGCAACCGCGCAACCACCAAGGCCGTCGCCATCAAACCAGCGAGCTCCTCCTCCATTTGCGAAAGGGTCGCCGCTTTTGAAACCTCCATCTCCAAGCCGCGCCGCAGATCGCAACCTTCAACGCACATCACCATCATCAGACCACGCTTCTCGCCGTCACCACCATCGCGCCTCTGCAAAGTCGTGTCTCAACCACCTGCACTCAGAAAATTCACACAGCAAAAAACCCAGAAAACCCAATCGCGCCATCAACAAACGGTGA